In Lathyrus oleraceus cultivar Zhongwan6 chromosome 2, CAAS_Psat_ZW6_1.0, whole genome shotgun sequence, the DNA window tcgacacacctatggaggaattagagcaagaaacacaagtagttgtggaagagcaaccttctcaagtagaacaagaccagcgtaggtcaagcaggatactgttggtgtaagccctagaggccaatacttttggtacttgtatcgaattatttattaataataagaggcattttctttattatggttgattaataaagtccctagaatagatagtccgtttaatgtattaagtgtgacttaatcatgagaacacattaaacataaggacactattcttaaagtatccgtagtcgagctttaatgtgaagtgggataacattaaagcattaagactattatgtttgtagactgatgatcacatctcatggatcatggataaagagttatcaagtcttaaacataggtatgaatattaggagtaatatttataccggattgacccgctatgagaatactatatagaaagttatgcaaagtgtcataagttattctcatggtgataatagtgtataccactcttcgacctgaaaccactatggatcctagatgtagagttgagtgctttattactgatccaacgttatccgtaactggatgaccataaagacagttgatgggtactccacgaagcatgctgagggacatgagtgtcctagatggaatttgcccatcctgcgtaacaggataaatgtctatgggcccaatattgaactggacaagggtgacacggtctataccttgtgttcaatatagacataagggcaaaggggtaattatacacataattattatcacaggaggttttgtcagatcacatgacattttcgtgacttgggtagcagtgatgtgttgctagataccgcctactgtttattatgttaaatgcgtgatttaatataattgtcagcgtcgcgaaaacctatagggtcacacacaaaggacgaattgatgagagataaaataattaaggaacatcgtaaggtacggtgtacttaagctgaatacgaaatatggtaaggtaccaaatacttaagtgattttggcatattatgagatataggccaaaatgcacttaagtgggctttttggcttgaatcccacacaagtggttctataaatagagctcttgtgcagaagctttgtatgggaatacaacacaactgaagagttggaatttcgtatctctctttccctcactcaaagccttcattcacaaacagctagcactgcgattgaaggaatccgttcgtgtggactgagtagagacgttgtcatcattcaacgttcgtgatcgccccgtggatttgcttcaaaggattcgatcattatcagagatctgcaccaaaggtttgaatcgccacaagaggtaacgattctatcactgatcatgctcattcgtaaggatcactaatggagaaaattttaaattccgctgcgccttggatggctattctccttcagatacgtcacatacctgagagatatggatatctcataactgatcaaggtgatgtattactcatggatcaagatgagcatgtgacctaccaagaggccataactggtcctgagtctgagaagtggctagaagccatgaaatctgaaagggattccatgtacacaaaccaagtttggaccttggtagagcctcatgtaggagttaaccctataggatgcaaatGGGTCTTCAAAAAAAAGACTGCATAGATGGTAAGatacatacctataaggcaagactagttgcaaaaggatataaacaaattcatgaggttgactatgatgaaaccttttcaccagttacaatgcttaaatctgttcggattttacttgctatcgctgcatatcatgattatgaaatatggcagatggatgtcaaaactgctttccttaatgggaatcttcttgaggatgtgtacatgacacaacctgaaggatttgacataccagaagaatcccaaaagatatgtaatttacaaagatcaatctatggattgaagcaagcttccagaagttggaatctttgttttgatgaaacggtaaaacaatatggattcatcaagaacgaagatgagccttgtgtctacaagaaggttagtgggagcatgatcgcttcctggtattatatgtagatgacatattactcattggaaacgatgtccctaccctacaacaagtaaagtcttggttggggaaatgcttttctatgaaggacctaggcgaagcagcctatatattaggaatcagaatctatagagatagatcacaaaaattgcttggcctaagtcagagtacgtacatagataaagtgctgagacgctttaatatggatgattccaagaaaggattcatacctatgtaacatggcctgtgtctatcaaaaacacaatccacttcaactaaggaagaaagggatcgcatgaataagattccatatgcatctgcaataggatctatcatgtatgccatgttatgtactcgaccagatgtctcgtatgctttaagtgcaacgagtaggtaccaatctgatcctggtgatgctcattgggtagctgtcaagaatatccttaagtatttgagaaggagTAAGGACTCATTtttgatatatggaggtcagaaagagttggctgtaattggatacaccgatgctagcttccagacaaataagtatgactttagatcgcaatctggttatgtgtgttgcttaaacggtggcgctgtaagctggaaaagttcaaagcaagatacaattgttgattctacaaccgaggccgagtatattgctgcctcaagtgcaacaaaggaagttgtttggatcaaaaagttcattagtgaacttggcatagttcctagcattgtggatcccattggtctctattgtgataacaatagtgctatcgcacaagctaaggagcctagatctcaccaacgatccaaacacatacttaggcattatcacctcattcgagagataatagatagaggagatgttaaaatatgcagagtacctacacttgacaatattgttgacccactgacaaagcctcttacgcagcagaagcatgatgtccatactagatctatgggcattaggggaatgcctgattggctctagtgctagtgggagattgttggtgtaagccctaaaggccaatacttttggtacttgtatcgaattatttattaataataaaaagatttttctttattatgtctgtttaataaagtccctagaatagctagtctgtttaatgtatcaagtatgacttaatcatgagatcacattaaacataaggacactattcttaaagtatccgtagtcgagctttattgtgaagtgggataacattaaagcatgaagactattatgtttatagactgatgatcacatctcatggatcatggataatgagttatcaagtcttaaacataggtatgaatattaagagtaatatttatactggattgacccgctatgagaatactatatagaatgttatgcaaagtgtcataagttattctcatggtgataatgatgtataccacccttcgacctgaaaccactatggaccctagatgtatagtcgagtgccttattactgatcaaacattgtccgtaattagatgaccataaagacagttgatgggtactccacgaagcatgctaagggacatgagtgacctagatggaatttgcccatcctgcgtaacaggataaatgtctatgggcccaatattgaactggacaaggatgacacgatctatgccttgtgttcaatatagacataagggcaaaaggataattgtGCAAAttagtattatcacagaaggatttgtcagatcacatgacattttcgtgtcttgggtagcaatgatgtgttgctagataccgctcactgtttattatgttaaatacatgatttaatataattgccaatgccgcgaaaacctacagggtcacacacaaaggacggattgatgagagatagagtaactaaggaacaccgtaaggtacggtgcacttaagtgaattgtagaacatcgtaaggtacggtgtacttaagtagaatacgaaatatggtaaggcACCAGgcgcttaagtgaatttggcatattataagatatgggccacatacacttaagtgggctttttagcttgaagcccacacaagtggttctataaatagaacccttgtgtagaagcatttagCAGTTACAATttagtttctctctctctctcacttaaagccttcactcgtagcagctagcattgagattgaaggaatccgttcgtgtggactgagtagaggcgttgtcatcgttcaacgttcgtgatcgctccgtagatctgcgcaaaggttacaatcgccacaagaggtaacgattctatcactgatcatgcccattcataaggatcattaaaggagaaattttaaattccgctgcattttggatcgcccttctccttcagatACGACTTAAAAATTTGGTTCATGGTTGACTGAAAAGTGGCTGAGGAGTTCATCATCTCAAATGGCATCACCAAAAGTTCATAATGGACTTCGTGTGCACACAAATTTTTCTTATGAATATTTGTATCTTTTACTTGAATATAGTGATATTTGAATTTTAAATCTAACTTGGAGAAGTAATTTACACAGTATAATTCATCCAAAAATTTGTCTACGACTAGTATGAGGTATTTATCCGCCACAATGACCTTGTTTAACTCTAAATAATCAATGCATATCCTCTAAGACATATAATTCTTCTTCACTAAAATAAAAGACTAGCAAAATAACTAGAGGTACTTCTAATGATACCTTGATTCATCATGCTTTGTACTTGCATCTCAATCTCTTCTTTATGGTGGTGAAATTAACAATATGGTTGGACACTCATCATACTAATAACCTTGTGTAACTAAATAGAGTGAGTAGTATCACACCTTAGAGGTATCCCCACGTTCTATATAAACACTTATGGAAACCTGCTTAATAGAGTATTGTGATATTTATGTTTCTTCGGTTCTAATTCATGttcattctctctctctctctctctctctctctctctctctctctctctctctctctctctctctctctctctctttccACCCTTCAATAAGCTAAGCAATGAGCCGACATGTGCCTCCAATATCCTTTTTGTGGTTAACTTCCCTTTAGTAAATAATTGGCTACGGTGCACCACTTTTTCTTTCCATTGGAAGTTGATCCTTATCTCTTCCCACTCAAATGCCACATTTTAAAACATGTGCAATCAATCTACTCCTAAAATCATGTCCAAATCAACCAATTCAAATATGTAAGTGTCCAGAATTGCATTGAATCGACCCAATTGAACATCTAACCCATTACATTTCCCCTTAGTTGATACTCAATGTCCATCTCTAAGTCTCACTCCTAGATATCGATTATGTGCTATTGTCTTTCCTAAGGAAATCACTACTTGAGGGGAGATGAAGTTATGTATTACTCAAATGTCATTAAAAACCACTTACCCCCATAAGTTGTCCTTCAAGTTTCAGTGTTGTTGGTGGTCCTTTGTGTATCTCGCATTCTTCGACATCACCAAATAAACCAATAAAGTGACAATCATGAGCTTGAATTTCTTTGTCTTCCTTCACCTTGATGGATATCACTTTGTCGTTGTCATTCACCATCTTGTCATCCCCAAAAAATATTATTTGGATTTGTTTATCTGGGAATTGATGTAAGTGGTGGTACGTCTTAGCGCATCAAAAAAATTTACTCTTGGCTCGCAACCCCATAAGTTCCCAATAGGGAAAATGTTTAAGCCCGTTATTGCAATTTCTTGTGTCCTCTCTGATGATGTTCACCGAGTTAAAGTTTGAAGTGGTGTTAGGATATAAATGGATGATCTACTCCTAATTATAGAAGCCCTAATTACATTTGACATAATGTTGCTTCAGATTGGATCCAAGTTTAACCCAAACCCAAAATTCTATCTCCAATTGGGCCCCAATTCAAATCCACTCAGCCAATTCTGATGAGATCTAGTTCATTTCCAATTTTTTGTCCACCTCGTCGTGGTAATATCGACCTTTGAAGCTCTATTTCAACATCACAAGAAAGCTTCATTGTTTGAATACGAGTACGAGGATTGAAGGTATGAACCTTCAATTACAGCTTTGATTTGAGGCCCCCTATTAAGTATCAAAATATTATTCCTCTGACAAATTTCCAACATGAGATGATACATATTCAAACTGAGTGATATATTCATCCACACTCCCAAATTGTTTCAAATCCTTCAATTTTTCAAATGGGTTGTCACACTGTCTGCCTTCATAACTCTTAATCAAATTTTGCTTCAATTCTAGCCATGCATGACTGTCCCCTATTTCACACAGTAAATTGAACCAGTAAATTGTCGCAACTTCCATGCTATACTTCTCAAATCTGATCTTCACTTCCTTCAACGCTCCTTGAACTGCAAAGTACTTTTCGGATCGCCTAATTTACCCAATAGGTTCCTCACAGACAAATGATGACAATTCCAACTTTGTCACTGCCATTTTGTACTTTGTTACTGACTCTTTCGAGAACAATGATAAATCTCCTTGTTCTAATAACATTCATTCTCTCATCGTTTCAAATTAAGTCACCATCGGATCACAAATTTCTCCCATCATCATTGCTAAAAAACTTCCTTAGTTTACGACAGACATAACCTTCCATCTCATCAATTCATATTTTAATTGTGTTCATTCTATCATTCTCTCGGATGACATAAACACAAAATCATTGGCATATCTCAAAAATTCGACACGTCAAACCAATGATGGAACTCAcatataataattaattaatcaaTAAAAAGGGATTATAACAAAGTTCAATAAATAAAACAATGATTATTAAATTAATTGGATAAATAATCACTTACTAATAATCTAAAACAATAGTTCCTCCAAAGTAAATATTCTCATATTCCATCACACTATTTCTCTCGTTCTATAACTCTCTATTACCTAGGCATGGCAACATAACCCGTACCTGCGGGTACCCATCCAAATccgccccgaagttgacggggaaaacccgctttgactggGTTTGCGTTTGGGTTCgggttttccccgattataaAATACGGGGATGGatcgggtaatggggacactagtacccatCCCGAACCCGCCCCCGCCCCGTTTGTTTTATTATGTACATTACtatttatttttgatgatttagaatattaaatatgtgctcaatgttttgatattttaatttgaatgcattatttaaaatatatgtatgaaatttttttagattttattattttattatttgtaatgtaattttgttttggaaaaaataaatatttttattaaaagaatcgatttcactaaatgaatggtggcgTGGCGGGGATCCCCAAACCCAACCCGAATccgtttgggacgggtttgggttttgattctccatccccgtttgggtttgggaCGGGGAACGAGGACTGTTTGGGGATTCAAATTTGGAtttgggggaggtaaaaaccgtccccgacCTGCCCCGTTGCCATGTCTACCATTACCTAGACTTTGAGTGCCACGTCATCCAATATTAACACCCCATGTAAACCTTTCTTTCCTCTCCTTATGTAAACCCTCCATACAATTTATTTCAACATGACATCATCATTCTCATTGTCACACCATTAGGACGGTTTACAAAATTGTTAATTAAATTGAAGATAAAATAACCGAACTGTCATATATGGTTAATGAATCGAACTAGCACAAATAATTTTAGAATTAAACTAATAAATCAAATTGAACCTAAAAACGAACCGaaccaaaattaaaaaatattaaaaacaaattaaaaaaatttGGAAATAATATAACAGGTCTGTTTTTTAACAAATAATTCGCACTAGTGTAAATAAGGAATTTAACATCAACTTTTTAGAGATTTAATATATGATTTTTTCCGGTGTTGTTGCTACCGGTATTGTAAATATGATTTTGACATCGATTCTAAAAAAAGTATGGTAAATCGATTTAACACCGGTGATAAACTGGTGTTATAACTAAAATTTGACACATTTTTTCTCTTTCAAAGATGTGTAAACACTAATAAATCGTACTTACTTTTTCCAAAAATCGGTGTTAAAGTTTAATGGAGAGTAATTTGATTAGAAACCAACTTATTACACCTATTTTCACATAAAAAAATGTAAAACATATATATCATATCAATTTTCTTTAAAATTGGCTGTTAAAAGTTTAACAAAGTTATTTGGTCAGAAATTGACCTTTCACACCTACTTTTTTTCTTAAATTAGGTGTATAAAATTTTCTTATAATATTTGTATAGCGCATGTATTACACTTTTTCTTTACTAAAGTTAGTGTTATAAATGATATCGATTGTGATTTGATTTTAAATGAACCATCAACAAATATTATTCTCTAAAATGGTGAAAAAAAATACAAAGCATAACTGTTTAATCATAAACAAGTTCATGTTACATATGACATCTGCAAAATTTTTATTATTGTTTCAAATGATCAAAACTAAATTCACAAATTTCAGTTTAAATTTAACAAATTATACCAAAGAGTGTaaaccaaaattaaaaaataaaattatattaaaGATCAATTTTAATTAATAATTCAATATTAATTCTTATAAAACACTATCTTTTATAGATTTCTCTGtttctttctcttcaagttgaTGTTGTTCTTTAACtatttgcaaaaaaaaattagCCAAAAGTTGTTGGATATTATCAACAACATCCTTGTCATATGATGATCATCATATATCTACAAATGcaaacaataaaataaattaaatgagAACACGTTAAAACATGAAGTGATGTGATTTATATATTAAGCATTGAAATCTTTTGTTATTACCTCATGTAATCCTGGAAATATACTCGTTTGGATAATGTCACACATATTTTTTACTACATAATAACCACAAGCCAAACTATTATCTTGTTGATGTGCctaaaaattaaataaaataaataaaacacacacacacacacacacacatatatatatatatatatatatatatatatatatatatatatatatatatatatatatatatatatatatatatatatatatatatatatatatatatatataaaagataaTTAACTTACCTTGATAGATATAAAATTAGGTTTTTTATTCGTAATATAGCCTCTTAAAATGTTATAACCTCTCATAGCCCTacttaaaaaaataatatttaacaaaaatctaattatatttaGTAAACATATAAAGTTAAACAATAGAGAAATCTCAACATAAATCTTGAAAGAGACATTTTACCTTATAAGTGTGTCCTTAAAAGACTTGTTTGATTGATTTCTAACAGAACAAAACCAATAAACAATATTATCATCTAGAGAAATTACAAATAATTGTCAACGATTGCTGTGATTTTACAAACAGTTGTGTTAGAAGCACATATAAACAAAAATATAACATGCGAACAATTTGACAATCTAATTAGTATTATGCACTTATACATTCAAACGTGATCCTAAAAAACATTTATTAGGATGATTATACATCTTATTTTGTATGAATGATGACATAACTTCATCACTATGACCACCAAATTTGTTATTAAATATTCTAAAAGGATCAAAGAAACCAAATGTCTTGCTAGAGGAATTGAAGATACATTAGCGATGCATATATCTAAATTATTGAAacaaatataaatataaatttatCAATACATAAAAtgaatttatatatatatatatatatatatatatatatatatatatatatatatatatatatatatatatatatatatatatatatatatatatatatatatatatttgaacaaatataaatataaatttatCAATATAGAAATGTCTCACACCACTACATTGCCATCAATACGTTTATATCAACACGTTTGTATTTTTAATACCTATTATTTTCTATAATATTTGTCGTAGAAAATTATAAAATTTAATAGCATTTAATGCTTATTATTATCATTACTATTTTTGAtttctatttaatttttttatcaATGAGGCAAAATTAAGATTAAATATTTATGGTTAAATAAATTATGAAATTAATCATTGGTATATTAAATAGTGGTAAGTCCAATATTTCATGCTACTTTTATTTTGAAAGTAGAGACCACAACTATATATAAAATAAATgtgaaaaaaaattaattattgAAAAAGACAATTAAATATTATTTATCTAACCtcataattttaattttaattcgttttatttatttaattgaattatttgtgattttaatttattatatgaaattttatttttattaaggATCATATCAACTCAAAATTTTATATATGAAATTTGAaactaaaaaaataaataaataaaagagttgaaattttaattaaatcataaaaagagaattttagataaagttattaaaaataaatgtaaaaATATGCTTAAATATTTAAAGTTATTAACAAGTATAgatacaaataaaaataaaaacaataatttATTAGTAGAAATTTAAGATAACAATTAAAATTTAAATGGTATCTTATTAGTAAGAATTGTATTATCTTTCTGAACAAATATGCTAAACTAATAATTTTAGTTTGATTCTTCTGAATAAAATGAAATAGTTTTTGATTCAGTTCGGATAACCTTATCAAACTATTAGATTGGAGATTAGTAATAACAACTCCAAGTTATCAAGTCCTCAACCAAACCATTTTCACAAAAGATTCCATAGTGTTCTGATGGTGAATACATCTAACTAGAGGGGACTAGCATATAAAAAGTTGAGGAATAGATATCTCATTAAAATGTCACACTGATTGTTGGTTTTTTAACTTGAGGGATTTGATGGTATTTTCTATCACAAATTCTGATAGAATCTCATCCATTCAATATTTATAGAACATGGATACAAAACTTTCACATGATACACCATTTGTGAAATCATGCATTTCTGTATAAATATACTATTTGTTTTATATTGGGATATAGACAATTGTGGCAGACAAAAACAAAACCAACCAAAGTGTCGTATTTTATTTGTCATCATCCAATTATTTGTAACTAAATCACTTCaaaaacctcattatataaagTTCAAAAATTCCTCTATAGTATTTTCTTTTCTTCACTTTATATGTAGAAAAGTGTGACATATTAAAGAGAATCGTATAACTTTCTTGTGTGATCATGACagagagaaagaaaaatcaaATAATTAGAACAAAATGAATTTTGATAATAAACAATAATATTGAAAGGAACGTATAACTAAAAATAGcttattttgcattttattttttctgtttttggtCATTTCCCTGTACTGATCATAATCAAGTTTTTGCAGATACAATAATTATTTAGATATTTTGAGAAAAACCTATTCTCTGAAAACTCAAGAAAGTGTATATAATTCAAAAATCTCTGTCACATATTTAGAAATTTTGTACCATACAAAACCACAATATGTAGTCTTCTTTGCTCATCAAACTCAAGCATATATCATCAATTCCACCACTGCTTCAAAAGTACAATTCAAAAAGCTATACTTTCTGATACAACTTTAGAATATTTGTAAAAAAAACCCTAATATTGGGACCCATATGAGATTCATATACAAAGTTCATAGTCACAAATACATTTATACCCTTCACTTTTTTAATTCTCTAGTACAAGAATATCTTAGTAGCTATAGAAAAATAATATATTCATGTAGGGGCCATGTCTGATTTTCTCCATCAAAAGAAGAACCTATTGAACTCCCAAATCACACTAGCATCATTCTTCTATTACCATTCATTCCTTCATTCATTCAGTAACATCTACTTTTTTCTTTCCTTTCAATATATCATATCATTTCATACAAACATTACATTACATACATACCCTTTTTCTCAAATTTAATAGTTTAATTAAACACATTTTATAATATAGTATATAGTATATCTGATAAATGATAAATGACAATACCTTTTGATCCAAGTAAATTCCTGGTCACTTTCTAAGCTCTCTTTTGTCCCTTCCCTTTTTATGAACACCTCTCTGTCAACTTCAGTCCTTCTCTCCCAGATATCTTTTCTGATTTTCTCTCTTTATCACTCCATGTACCATGTGCATAGTGCATGCTCTCTCTATcattatatattatatatatgctaCTATGTAATTATAACCTACACCAATACATTTCATGCAGTAGTAATACTACTAGTAAGTAATAGTAGTAGTAGTAGTACTCACTACTCACTCACCTACCctcttttcttttgtttttttgtCTTTGTTTTCTTCTTGTTTTCAGTCCAACAACAAGAtggaacaacctcaacaacagcaacaaAATGATCAGGAAAATGGTGGAGGTGGCAGTAGTGGAAAAGGGAGTGGTTTTATGAGCAGACAAAGTAGTACAAGGTGGACACCAACAACAGACCAGATAAGAATATTGAAGGATCTTTACTACAACAATGGAATTAGATCTCCAAGTGCTGAACAGATTCAGAGGATCTCTGCTAGGTTGAGACAGTACGGTAAGATTGAAGGAAAAAATGTGTTTTATTGGTTTCAAAATCATAAAGCTAGAGAAAGACAGAAGAAAAGGTTCACTTCTGATGTTAATGTTCTTCCCATCATTCAAAGACCTCCAAATAATATCTCTATTGCTTCTGCTAATTGGAAACCTGATcatgaacaacaacaacaacaacaatccATTCTTCACACCAACCATTCCAATTACAACATTTCATCTTCTGGTATAGTTTCCTTTTTGAgccaaaaaaaataaaaaatttcattaaATACTATAAATATTCATTTTTGTGTTTTTCTGTGTGTTTTTATTATAGGGCTTTCTTCTGCTTCATGTTCTTCTGCTGAGATGGTTGCTATAGGTTATGGATCTGTGCCTATGGAGAAGAGTTTTAGGGTAAGCTAAGATTCTGATTTTATTTTACATGAAAAACTTTATATAGAGAGAGAAAACACAAACAAGTGATCATATAGATTCATAGTCATGATCTCTTATTTGATAACCAAAAGCAGCAACAATCCATTAAACTTCCATAATAAGAATTAAGAACCTCATAATCTAAAAAAGTCACCAACAAGATTTCACTTTCACTAGTTACTACTTTTACAGATTATCAAAACTCTACTCTTAGGTTTATAGCTTTAGACATGTCACATATATTTTTTTCTTCTGCAAAATCTTGAACCATTTAATTTCTTAGGAGTGTACAATATCAGCTGGATGTAGCAGTAGTCAAGTTGGAAGCACCATGAACAACCACTTAGGATGGATTGgtcatcatcctcatcatcatgTTGATCCATATTCTTCAGCATATGCTAATTTATTTGAAAAAATAAGAGCGAATGATGAAATCATGGAAGAGGAACAAGAACAAGAATATGAAAATGGTTCACCTGAAATTGAAACGCTCCCTTTATTTCCTATGCATGGTGAAGACATTCATGGTGGATACTGTAACCTCAAGTCAAACTCATCTAACTATGGTGCTGGTCATGGTTGGTATCAAGGTGAAGATCATGGTTTCATCAATGGTTCTCGTACTACTTCCTTGGAACTTAGCCTCAACTCTTACACTCGTAGATCACCAGATTATGCTAATTGAATATGCTTAGTTTGAAGATTTGAAGATTTGAAGATTAAGCTTAATTTGCTTATTAATTATATATGCTATATATATAATGAGTTTAGGGTATGTAAGTTATTAAGGTTAATTAATGAATGTGAAAAGTTAATGTAGTTAGTTTATTTCTGTTTTTAGTTAAGAGATGTT includes these proteins:
- the LOC127121515 gene encoding protein WUSCHEL, with translation MEQPQQQQQNDQENGGGGSSGKGSGFMSRQSSTRWTPTTDQIRILKDLYYNNGIRSPSAEQIQRISARLRQYGKIEGKNVFYWFQNHKARERQKKRFTSDVNVLPIIQRPPNNISIASANWKPDHEQQQQQQSILHTNHSNYNISSSGLSSASCSSAEMVAIGYGSVPMEKSFRECTISAGCSSSQVGSTMNNHLGWIGHHPHHHVDPYSSAYANLFEKIRANDEIMEEEQEQEYENGSPEIETLPLFPMHGEDIHGGYCNLKSNSSNYGAGHGWYQGEDHGFINGSRTTSLELSLNSYTRRSPDYAN